The following coding sequences lie in one Arachis hypogaea cultivar Tifrunner chromosome 4, arahy.Tifrunner.gnm2.J5K5, whole genome shotgun sequence genomic window:
- the LOC112796421 gene encoding probable 3-ketoacyl-CoA synthase 21, protein MSLISGHHVLHDQPLCLKNVSITIQLHKHFGKIEPYNLYSLLEMLTQHVSTIIDLIFPSSHHFALVLVAGLAILYFAYRRKAPIYLIDFTCYRPPSSHRLPIAMFEENSVLDDLDPESVAFQCKIIAKSGFSEETAITSSLAQIPKVKSLALALDEAETIMCSAISDLFWRNNINPKSIDILITNSCVFCPTPSLSAMVVNKFKMRSNIMSFNLSGMGCSAGIISVSLAKDLLRVHRGSLALIVSSETLNLNWYTGKVHSMLLTNCLFRMGGAAILMSSKVNDKHKAKYELQHIVRTINAQDDQAHRCVYQDVDPENKEGISISKDVVHVAGDTLKKNIASLGPLVLPLREQFLYVISIICCKVLYRRRSSIYTPNFNLAFEHFCIHSGGRSVINAIERSLRLRKQDVEASNMTLYRFGNTSSSSIWYELSYTEAKGRMKRGDRVWQIAIGSGFKCSSAVWKCLQDVTPDNGSAWRDTINMYPVQVTDMKIS, encoded by the coding sequence ATGTCCCTAATCTCAGGCCATCATGTTTTACATGATCAACCTTTGTGCTTAAAAAATGTTTCCATTACAATTCAACTTCATAAACATTTTGGCAAAATAGAACCTTACAATTTGTATTCTCTATTGGAAATGTTGACACAGCATGTCAGCACTATCATTGATCTTATTTTCCCATCTTCACATCATTTTGCACTGGTACTGGTTGCAGGTCTAGCAATCCTCTACTTTGCATACAGAAGAAAAGCACCAATTTACTTGATAGACTTTACCTGCTACCGTCCACCTAGTTCTCATAGGCTACCTATTGCCATGTTTGAAGAGAATAGTGTCTTAGATGATTTAGATCCAGAGTCTGTTGCTTTCCAGTGCAAGATCATAGCGAAATCTGGATTCAGCGAGGAAACAGCCATTACTTCATCTTTAGCACAGATACCAAAAGTAAAATCTCTTGCCTTAGCCCTTGATGAGGCCGAAACCATAATGTGTTCAGCAATCTCAGACCTGTTTTGGAGAAACAACATCAACCCAAAATCCATCGACATACTAATCACCAACAGTTGTGTGTTCTGTCCTACACCATCTCTTAGTGCCATGGTGGTTAACAAGTTCAAGATGAGGAGCAACATCATGAGCTTCAACCTATCAGGTATGGGGTGTAGCGCCGGAATCATATCGGTGAGTCTGGCTAAGGACTTGTTGAGGGTTCATAGGGGCTCATTAGCTCTAATTGTGAGCTCAGAGACCCTTAATCTGAATTGGTACACAGGTAAAGTACACTCCATGTTGCTGACTAATTGTCTCTTCAGAATGGGTGGTGCTGCTATATTGATGTCTAGCAAGGTTAATGATAAACataaagcaaagtatgaactacaACATATTGTTAGAACGATCAATGCTCAAGATGATCAAGCTCATAGATGTGTCTACCAGGATGTGGATCCAGAAAACAAAGAAGGTATTTCGATATCAAAGGATGTTGTCCATGTGGCCGGAGATACATTGAAGAAGAACATAGCTTCACTAGGGCCATTAGTTTTGCCATTGAGAGAGCAATTCCTATATGTAATTTCTATTATATGCTGCAAGGTGTTGTATAGAAGAAGATCAAGCATCTATACTCCAAATTTCAATCTCGCCTTCGAGCATTTCTGCATACATTCCGGGGGAAGATCTGTCATAAATGCCATCGAGAGAAGCTTGAGGTTAAGGAAACAGGACGTGGAAGCATCCAACATGACCCTTTACAGATTTGGAAACACGTCGTCTTCTTCGATTTGGTATGAGCTTAGCTACACAGAAGCGAAAGGGAGGATGAAACGTGGCGATAGGGTGTGGCAAATCGCCATTGGAAGCGGATTCAAGTGTAGCAGCGCTGTGTGGAAATGTTTACAGGACGTGACCCCGGACAATGGCAGTGCTTGGAGGGATACAATTAACATGTACCCTGTACAAGTAACTGATATGAAAATAAGTTGA
- the LOC112794711 gene encoding UDP-glucuronic acid decarboxylase 4, which translates to MGTLNMLGLAKRINARFLLTSTSEVYGDPLQHPQVETYWGNVNPIGVRSCYDEGKRVAETLSMDYHRGAGIEVRIARIFNTYGPRMSIDDGRVVSNFVAQALRKEPMTVYGDGKQTRSFQFVSDLVEGLMRLMEGDHVGPFNLGNPGEFTMLELAQVVQETIDKNAKIEFRPNTEDDPHKRKPDISKAKELLGWQPTVSLREGLPRMVSDFRQRLFGDSKGSLDGSLSAE; encoded by the exons ATGGGAACTCTAAACATGTTGGGGTTAGCAAAGAGAATCAACGCCCGGTTTTTGCTTACGAGCACTAGTGAGGTGTACGGTGATCCTCTTCAGCACCCTCAAGTTGAGACTTACTGGGGCAACGTTAATCCAATtg GTGTAAGGAGTTGTTATGATGAGGGGAAGCGAGTTGCTGAGACTTTGAGCATGGATTATCACAGAGGTGCTGGTATTGAG GTAAGGATTGCTCGTATCTTCAACACATATGGACCAAGAATGAGCATTGATGATGGACGTGTGGTTAGCAACTTCGTTGCTCAG GCATTGAGGAAGGAACCAATGACTGTATATGGAGATGGGAAACAAACAAGAAGCTTTCAATTTGTTTCAGACCTG GTAGAAGGCCTAATGCGACTAATGGAAGGTGATCATGTTGGTCCTTTCAACCTCGGCAACCCTGGTGAATTCACCATGCTTGAACTTGCTCAG GTTGTGCAAGAAACCATAGACAAAAATGCCAAGATAGAGTTTAGGCCAAACACAGAGGATGATCCTCATAAGAGGAAGCCAGACATTTCCAAAGCCAAAGAGCTTCTCGGCTGGCAGCCCACCGTGTCCCTCCGCGAAGGACTTCCTAGAATGGTCTCTGATTTCCGACAAAGGCTATTCGGCGATTCCAAAGGCTCTCTTGACGGTTCTCTCTCTGCAGAATAA
- the LOC140184065 gene encoding UDP-glucuronic acid decarboxylase 2-like: YPQSPKPSPQAHHRPTAPSPARSTNSRAFRNRIPFLLVGIAISALFFHTFPIVADSSEPSATLPTRRVLLEDSSYATKTTSKPDAVRVPGGVKGRRKRIVVTGGAGFVGSHLVDRLIERGDSVIVIDNMFTGRKENVLHHLRNPNFELIRHDVVEPILLEVDQIYHLACPASPVHYKYNPVKTIISFLKS; the protein is encoded by the coding sequence TATCCACAGAGCCCAAAGCCGAGCCCGCAAGCCCACCACCGACCCACCGCACCCTCCCCAGCCCGGAGCACCAATTCTCGCGCCTTCCGCAACCGCATCCCCTTCCTCCTCGTCGGCATCGCCATCTCCGCActcttcttccacaccttcccgATTGTCGCCGACTCCTCCGAGCCCTCCGCCACGCTCCCGACACGCCGCGTCCTTCTAGAAGATTCCAGCTACGCAACGAAGACAACTTCCAAACCCGACGCGGTTCGCGTTCCCGGCGGCGTCAAAGGGCGGAGGAAGAGGATAGTGGTGACCGGAGGGGCTGGATTCGTCGGGAGCCACCTGGTGGACCGTTTGATTGAGAGAGGAGACAGCGTGATTGTGATCGATAACATGTTCACGGGTAGAAAGGAGAACGTGCTGCATCACCTTAGGAACCCTAATTTTGAGCTGATACGACACGACGTCGTTGAGCCAATACTTTTGGAGGTTGATCAGATCTATCACTTGGCTTGTCCTGCTTCACCTGTTCATTACAAGTATAATCCTGTCAAGACTATCATATCCTTCCTCAAATCATAA
- the LOC112794712 gene encoding uncharacterized protein, producing MDRIRRKLNFEYMFCVEPRGLSGGLSLIWKSNININIYEWCDNYIKANININHDLNWQGIFVYGNPVFQKRRKLWQELTVSNMDKEVPQAYLGDFNDILYQDEKVGIHPQPRIYLETFRRFVADNGLIDIDLKGSKYTWFSNPRNNIITRERLDRVLVNWKWLQLHQNVILRASPAVTSDHCALILDTQQRVRIKKDFRFEAYWTEHEECKEVIKRSWQREEGGRNCWNQFTKKRNRCIRELVEWSKRKFKRAYKEIERKKTELHQIQEASMTEEEQKKDRELRKQIAELWKQEEKYWGQRSRLKWLKWGDKNTAFFHATTIQRRLRNRIEKLKDETGQWIQGKTNIMRLVERHFTKLFTSEENRNLEECVSNIPRRITREMNEELMANINDEEIKEAVFSMGGLKAPGPDGLNGLFFQQHWEILSKEVCDVVKQIFREGSLPEDLGETTIVLIPKTNQPESLNQLRPISCCNFMYKIVTRILVGRLRRVLDAIISPVQCAFVKGRLIQDNIVIVQEAFHKLNKKGNQDSNDIAIKLDMNKAYDRLEWNFIQRVMEKFGFNREWVRLIMSCVKSASYRFKINGKHSTKIIPKRGLRQGDPLSPYLFILAAECFTVLMDKAREENLISGIRLAPTAPVITHLLFADDCIIFAGAQEEEIYQIIQIINKYTEASGQRINTDKSGLIFGRQVSIQRRVNIEEITGMASWEDPGRYLGLPARWGRSKNKALEWIQEKMLDKMQGWKEKLLNQAVKEILIKAVIQAIPVYAMNIIKFPKSFCKRIEAAVARFWWKSNGKERSIHWQSWVKLTRSKNSGGLGFKDLECQNIAQLAKQAWRMLKEEDAIWVRILKAIYYPNCSLWEAREGRSASWIWRSLLEGRDFLRRKGSWSIGNGTEVDIWEDNWVAGIGKLRRDGAGDTRKVSELIIDGEGWDRRKIHDLFQGSVAELITKTPISLINKKDHFVWKYRMDGQYTVRTGYHVAKEEKDLKEEGRFCKPSTSQDWREVWKVIWKLQVPQKVRMFLWKAVHRILPVNKNLHQKRITVAPTCSICQREEETIEHALLLCPWTRAVWFGSNIQIVPTAYNVRSFGEWILDKIRRIKAETGTEQEKILSNLGCLSWCIWKARNQYIFQHIKINPQKVIIQSELLTSEYQRATQESSRANIPDTNRGGVRKRITWRPPPKNRLKVNTDAAFHRGTSTAALAAVVRDWQGKVITGITATFKTTSPLTAEAQAYREALILIKNIQIPNCLIETDCLPLVQAIKARTPIVEADAIIRDILQLLEEAPDVGATWTPRDGNKLAHQLAAMAAENNLGRQWTMNPPIQVRNIIRSEATLATIQHHQNRQIQGIQDLANNDAASTTHQQMQMEETLPGGLETETRDKPSEITREQHHTKPLHLLTRDSHESISNRASIDRGGGVVAQAEKHSAVSQIGGSDDHFEASTVVARQIRVSRKEGGAAPETGSGRKIGDEHQGVWSSNRSIQHKTQTNSILIGIGRGGAPIHQHASSLPRGEGGRSPGRGFEG from the coding sequence ATGGATAGGATTAGAAGAAAGCTTAATTTTGAATATATGTTTTGTGTGGAACCCCGGGGCTTGTCCGGTGGTCTAAGTCTGATATGGAaatctaatataaatattaatatttatgagTGGTGTGATAATTACATTAAAGCAAATATTAATATTAACCATGATTTGAATTGGCAGGGTATTTTTGTGTACGGGAATCCAGTGTTTCAAAAGCGAAGGAAGCTATGGCAGGAGCTTACGGTAAGCAACATGGATAAGGAAGTACCTCAAGCTTACTTGGGGGACTTCAATGACATTTTATACCAAGATGAGAAGGTAGGCATTCATCCACAACCTAGAATTTATTTAGAAACTTTCAGAAGGTTCGTAGCTGATAATGGGTTAATAGATATTGATCTTAAAGGCAGTAAGTACACATGGTTTAGCAATCCAAGGAATAATATCATCACTAGGGAAAGACTAGATAGAGTATTAGTAAATTGGAAGTGGTTGCAATTACATCAGAATGTCATATTGAGAGCATCTCCAGCTGTTACTTCGGATCATTGTGCTTTAATTTTGGATACACAGCAACGAGTCCGGATAAAAAAGGACTTCAGGTTCGAGGCTTACTGGACAGAACATGAGGAATGTAAAGAGGTGATCAAAAGGAGCTGGCAAAGGGAAGAAGGTGGTCGAAACTGTTGGAATCAATTTACAAAAAAGAGGAACAGATGCATCAGGGAGTTAGTAGAATGGAGCAAGAGAAAGTTCAAAAGAGCATATAAAGAAATAGAAAGGAAGAAAACAGAGCTACATCAAATACAGGAGGCGAGTATGACAGAAGAGGAGCAAAAAAAGGATAGAGAATTAAGGAAGCAAATAGCGGAGCTCTGGAAACAAGAAGAGAAGTATTGGGGGCAAAGATCTAGGCTGAAATGGTTAAAGTGGGGAGATAAAAATACAGCCTTCTTTCATGCGACAACTATTCAGAGAAGACTTAGGAACAGAATTGAGAAATTAAAGGATGAGACAGGACAGTGGATACAAGGGAAAACAAATATCATGAGATTGGTAGAAAGGCATTTCACCAAGCTGTTTACGTCAGAAGAAAATAGGAACCTGGAGGAGTGTGTATCAAATATTCCTAGGAGAATCACGAGAGAAATGAATGAGGAGTTAATGGCAAACATCAATGATGAGGAAATAAAGGAAGCGGTGTTTAGCATGGGAGGCTTAAAAGCTCCAGGCCCCGATGGACTAAATGGTTTATTTTTTCAACAACATTGGGAGATTTTGAGCAAAGAAGTGTGTGACGTGGTCAAACAGATTTTTAGGGAAGGCAGCTTACCGGAGGACTTGGGAGAAACGACTATTGTCTTGATTCCTAAGACAAACCAACCGGAAAGCCTGAATCAGCTCAGACCCATAAGCTGTTGCAACTTCATGTACAAGATAGTGACGAGAATCTTGGTGGGGAGGTTAAGAAGAGTATTAGATGCCATTATATCTCCAGTCCAATGTGCCTTTGTAAAAGGAAGACTTATACAGGATAATATAGTTATTGTGCAGGAAGCTTTTCATAAGTTAAACAAAAAAGGAAATCAGGATAGCAATGACATAGCCATCAAATTAGACATGAACAAGGCATATGACAGGCTGGAATGGAATTTTATACAAAGGGTAATGGAAAAGTTTGGTTTTAACAGAGAATGGGTCCGATTGATTATGAGTTGTGTGAAAAGCGCGAGCTATAGATTTAAAATAAATGGCAAGCATTCGACTAAGATCATTCCAAAGAGAGGCCTCAGACAGGGAGATCCGCTATcgccctatttatttattttggctgCTGAATGTTTTACAGTTCTAATGGATAAGGCGAGGGAGGAAAATCTTATATCCGGAATTAGACTTGCTCCAACAGCACCGGTTATTACCCACTTGCTTTTTGCTGATGATTGTATTATTTTTGCAGGGGCACAAGAAGAGGAGATCTatcaaattattcaaattataaataaatatacagaGGCATCAGGACAGAGAATTAACACTGACAAATCAGGGTTGATATTTGGAAGGCAGGTATCAATACAGAGGAGGGTGAATATTGAGGAAATCACGGGAATGGCATCATGGGAGGATCCGGGAAGATACCTAGGGCTACCAGCAAGATGGGGAAGATCCAAGAATAAGGCTTTGGAGTGGATACAGGAGAAGATGTTGGATAAGATGCAAGGATGGAAAGAGAAGCTTTTAAATCAAGCAGTAAAGGAGATCTTGATAAAAGCGGTAATACAGGCGATCCCAGTCTATGCTATGAATATCATTAAATTCCCTAAATCATTTTGCAAAAGAATTGAAGCAGCAGTGGCCAGATTTTGGTGGAAAAGCAATGGCAAGGAAAGAAGCATTCACTGGCAGAGTTGGGTAAAATTGACAAGGAGCAAAAATAGCGGAGGGCTGGGATTCAAGGATTTAGAATGCCAAAATATAGCACAACTGGCAAAACAAGCTTGGAGGATGTTAAAAGAGGAAGATGCTATTTGGGTTCGGATCCTAAAGGCCATCTATTACCCGAATTGCAGCCTATGGGAGGCGAGAGAAGGAAGGAGTGCTTCATGGATATGGAGGAGCTTGCTAGAAGGAAGGGATTTCCTTAGAAGGAAAGGAAGTTGGAGTATAGGGAATGGTACGGAGGTTGATATTTGGGAAGACAATTGGGTAGCAGGGATAGGAAAATTGAGAAGAGATGGAGCAGGAGATACTAGAAAAGTCAGTGAGCTGATTATAGACGGGGAGGGTTGGGACAGGAGAAAGATTCATGATTTATTCCAGGGAAGCGTGGCAGAACTAATAACTAAGACTCCTATTAGCTTGATCAATAAGAAGGATCACTTTGTTTGGAAGTACAGAATGGATGGACAGTACACTGTGAGAACCGGTTATCATGTTGCTAAGGAGGAGAAGGATTTGAAGGAGGAGGGAAGATTCTGCAAGCCATCAACCAGTCAAGACTGGAGGGAGGTTTGGAAAGTTATTTGGAAACTACAGGTGCCTCAAAAGGTCAGAATGTTCCTATGGAAGGCAGTACATAGAATTTTGCCAGTAAACAAGAATCTGCATCAGAAGAGAATTACAGTGGCGCCCACATGCAGCATATGCCAGAGAGAGGAGGAGACAATTGAACATGCGCTACTTTTGTGCCCATGGACTAGAGCAGTGTGGTTCGGATCTAATATTCAAATCGTTCCTACGGCCTATAATGTAAGATCTTTTGGAGAATGGATATTGGACAAAATCAGAAGAATAAAGGCAGAAACAGGAACTGAACAAGAGAAAATTTTAAGCAATCTAGGGTGTCTTTCTTGGTGTATTTGGAAAGCAAGAAACCAGTATATATTTCAGCATATAAAAATCAACCCACAAAAGGTAATCATCCAATCAGAATTATTAACATCAGAATATCAGAGAGCAACTCAGGAGTCCAGTAGAGCAAACATTCCAGATACAAACAGAGGCGGAGTGAGAAAGAGAATTACCTGGAGACCGCCGCCAAAGAATAGATTGAAAGTGAATACGGATGCAGCTTTCCATAGGGGCACAAGTACAGCAGCTCTAGCAGCGGTAGTAAGGGACTGGCAAGGAAAAGTCATCACTGGGATAACAGCAACATTCAAGACAACATCACCATTAACAGCGGAAGCTCAGGCATATAGAGAAGCACTCATACTCATCAAGAACATTCAGATTCCAAATTGCTTAATCGAAACTGATTGCTTACCGCTAGTTCAGGCAATCAAGGCAAGAACGCCCATAGTTGAAGCAGATGCAATCATTCGAGACATTCTCCAATTGCTGGAAGAGGCTCCAGATGTTGGAGCTACCTGGACTCCAAGGGATGGCAACAAACTAGCTCACCAACTGGCAGCGATGGCAGCGGAGAATAATCTCGGGAGACAGTGGACAATGAACCCACCTATTCAAGTGAGGAATATAATCAGATCAGAAGCAACTCTCGCAACAATTCAGCATCACCAAAATAGACAAATTCAAGGTATACAGGATCTAGCCAACAATGATGCTGCGTCAACCACCCACCAGCAAATGCAAATGGAAGAAACGTTACCTGGAGGGTTAGAAACGGAAACCCGGGACAAGCCATCAGAGATAACCAGGGAACAGCATCACACCAAACCATTGCACCTACTAACGAGGGACAGCCACGAGTCAATCTCCAATAGAGCAAGCATAGATCGAGGAGGAGGCGTTGTCGCTCAGGCAGAGAAACACAGTGCGGTGAGCCAGATAGGAGGAAGCGATGATCATTTCGAGGCTTCAACGGTGGTTGCAAGACAGATCCGAGTGAGTCGAAAGGAAGGAGGTGCAGCGCCTGAAACGGGTTCTGGAAGGAAGATAGGGGACGAACATCAGGGAGTGTGGAGCAGCAACAGGTCAATTCAGCATAAAACACAAACAAATTCAATCCTCATAGGCATCGGGAGAGGAGGAGCTCCGATTCATCAACATGCATCATCGTTACCTCGCGGTGAAGGAGGGAGAAGTCCAGGCAGAGGCTTCGAGGGTTAG
- the LOC112796422 gene encoding protein pleiotropic regulatory locus 1: protein MTSATSSSEVEPVEPQSLKKLSFKSLKRALDLFSPTHSHLAPPDPHSKRIRTTHKVLVEYGGIKLSTTQAPRQANSAAQGQAQPGPSNALALLGPGDSKDTQKGGPQNALVVGPTMPSTASNDRGFTGKSTAVISASSGSSERNLSTAALMERMPSKWPRPDWHAPWKNYRVISGHLGWVRSVAVDPSNTWFCTGSADRTIKIWDLASGRLKLTLTGHIEQIRGLAVSSKHTYMFSAGDDKQVKCWDLEQNKVIRSYHGHLSGVYCLALHPTIDILLTGGRDSVCRVWDIRSKMQIHALSGHDNTVCSVFTRATDPQVVTGSHDSTIKMWDLRYGKTMLTLTNHKKSVRAMAQHPKEQAFASASADNIKKFSLPKGEFFHNMLSQQKTIINTMAVNEEGVMVTGGDNGSLWFWDWKSGHNFQQAQTIVQPGSLDSEAGIYACTYDVTGSRLITCEADKTIKMWKEDETATPETHPLNFRPPKDIRRF from the exons ATGACAAGTGCTACGTCGTCGTCGGAGGTTGAACCGGTCGAGCCGCAGTCACTGAAGAAGCTCAGCTTCAAGTCCCTGAAGCGCGCACTCGATCTCTTCTCTCCCACTCACTCTCACCTCGCTCCTCCCGATCCCCACAG CAAGAGAATTCGCACTACCCACAAG GTACTTGTGGAGTATGGTGGAATCAAACTCTCTACTACTCAAGCTCCTCGTCAAGCTAATTCCGCGGCGCAAGGTCAAGCTCAACCGGGGCCATCTAATGCACTTGCTCTTCTGG gTCCAGGAGATTCCAAAGATACCCAGAAAGGAGGACCCCAAAATGCTTTGGTTGTTGGTCCAACTATGCCGTCAACAGCTTC GAATGATCGTGGTTTTACAGGCAAAAGCACAGCAGTTATTTCTGCTTCTTCTGGTTCATCTGAAAG GAATTTATCCACAGCTGCTTTAATGGAAAGAATGCCAAGTAAATGGCCACGTCCTGATTGGCATGCCCCATGGAAGAATTACAGG GTCATCAGTGGTCACTTAGGATGGGTGAGATCTGTTGCAGTTGATCCCAGCAATACATGGTTTTGTACTGGTTCTGCAGATCGTACCATCAAG ATATGGGATTTAGCTAGTGGAAGGCTAAAGCTCACACTGACTGGCCACATCGAGCAAATAAGAG GCCTTGCTGTCAGCAGCAAGCATACTTACATGTTCTCTGCTGGTGATGATAAACAAGTTAAATGTTGGGATCTTGAACAGAATAAG GTTATTAGGTCCTATCATGGTCATCTTAGTGGTGTCTACTGCTTGGCTCTTCATCCAACAATTGACATTTTACTTACTGGAGGGCGTGATTCTGTCTGCCGG GTCTGGGACATCCGTAGTAAAATGCAAATTCATGCTCTTTCAGGACATGATAATACTGTCTGCTCTGTATTTACACGGGCAACG GATCCCCAAGTTGTTACAGGTTCTCATGACAGCACCATCAAGATGTGGGATCTAAGATATG GTAAAACAATGTTAACCCTTACAAACCACAAAAAATCTGTTAGAGCCATGGCACAACATCCTAAAGA GCAAGCTTTTGCATCAGCATCAGCTGATAATATTAAGAAATTCAGTCTCCCAAAGGGAGAGTTTTTTCACAATATGCT CTCTCAACAGAAAACTATCATCAATACGATGGCTGTCAACGAGGAGGGTGTGATGGTTACAGGAG GTGACAATGGGAGTCTCTGGTTCTGGGATTGGAAGAGTGGTCACAATTTCCAGCAAGCGCAGACAATTGTGCAGCCTG GTTCACTGGACAGTGAAGCTGGTATTTATGCTTGTACCTATGATGTAACGGGTTCAAGGCTTATAACATGTGAAGCTGACAAGACAATCAAAATGTGGAAAGAAGATGAAACTGCCACTCCTGAAACCCATCCTCTTAATTTCAGGCCCCCTAAAGACATCAGGCGATTTTAG